One Desulfobulbus propionicus DSM 2032 DNA segment encodes these proteins:
- a CDS encoding OmpP1/FadL family transporter: MTPHGKSLPRRLWPGAVAHGLVLTLAALQGTAEASGFRITNQSLGAVGLAGAHIAHTPGPDSSYYNPANMAWLADQWQAETSLTALHLPSITYSDHRSSTFNGSSEDELFFMPLIHAASPQYNDLRFGFSLTYPYGLSKRWNQPFPQASAEEFSLLIVEANPTVAYQVRPWLSIGGGLSVIYGKGEVESELLNPPLAQIAPLTTLSRSSDGSDTQLGYNLALSLRPVEQWTIAATYRSEVDLNLSGDGQLRALLEATSLSPYSGSSAIGVTLPAVFSLATAYTFERLTVELGWDRTFWSSFAQLDFQYGQDFLGTAFDVFDRAVAKNWQDTDAYRLGLTYTWNDRWTTTLGFAYDETPVPSETLGFELPDTDATVYCAGLRYRYSPAMELGMSYMYHRTRTRSVTNASGIDGTFTDGGAHAVTVGVIASF; this comes from the coding sequence ATGACACCACACGGGAAGTCCTTGCCGCGTCGGCTTTGGCCCGGGGCCGTTGCCCACGGCCTGGTGCTGACGCTGGCCGCCCTGCAAGGGACGGCCGAAGCCTCGGGTTTTCGCATCACCAACCAATCCCTCGGCGCCGTGGGGTTGGCGGGTGCCCACATCGCCCATACGCCCGGACCGGATTCCAGCTACTACAATCCGGCCAACATGGCGTGGCTGGCCGATCAATGGCAAGCGGAAACCAGCTTGACCGCCCTGCACCTGCCGTCGATCACCTACTCGGACCACCGCAGCTCGACATTCAACGGGTCGTCGGAGGACGAGCTGTTCTTCATGCCGCTGATCCATGCCGCGTCGCCGCAATACAACGATCTGCGCTTCGGGTTTTCGCTCACCTATCCCTATGGCCTGTCCAAGCGCTGGAATCAGCCCTTTCCCCAGGCCAGCGCCGAGGAATTTTCCCTCTTGATCGTCGAGGCCAACCCGACGGTCGCCTACCAGGTGCGTCCGTGGCTGAGCATTGGTGGCGGTCTGAGCGTCATCTACGGCAAAGGCGAGGTGGAAAGCGAGTTGCTCAATCCGCCGCTGGCGCAAATCGCCCCCCTGACCACCCTCAGCCGCTCGTCCGACGGCAGCGACACCCAACTGGGCTACAATCTCGCCCTCTCCCTCCGGCCGGTCGAACAATGGACCATTGCCGCCACCTACAGATCGGAGGTCGATCTCAACCTCTCGGGTGACGGCCAGCTCAGGGCCCTGCTGGAGGCAACATCGCTTTCCCCCTATTCCGGCTCCTCGGCCATCGGCGTCACCCTGCCGGCCGTGTTCAGCCTGGCCACAGCCTACACCTTTGAGCGGTTGACCGTGGAACTGGGATGGGACCGGACCTTTTGGTCGTCGTTTGCGCAGCTGGATTTTCAGTACGGACAGGATTTTCTCGGAACCGCTTTCGACGTCTTTGATCGTGCCGTGGCCAAGAATTGGCAGGACACCGACGCCTATCGGCTCGGTCTGACCTATACATGGAATGACCGCTGGACCACCACCCTGGGCTTTGCCTACGATGAAACGCCCGTGCCCAGCGAAACCTTGGGCTTTGAATTGCCGGACACCGACGCGACGGTCTATTGCGCCGGTCTGCGCTACCGCTATTCGCCGGCCATGGAACTGGGGATGTCGTACATGTACCATCGTACCCGCACCCGATCGGTCACGAACGCCTCCGGCATTGACGGCACCTTCACCGACGGCGGAGCCCATGCAGTGACCGTCGGCGTGATCGCCTCGTTTTGA
- a CDS encoding cyclic nucleotide-binding domain-containing protein — translation MTHLAHTSTAAPDVQTPPLLDAVLAFATVRDFAAGEPILSPGTTTNAFYYLASGSVEVSYTDRSDTRITVALIGSGEFFGEIGYFDGESRVRDIQAVGEARVAIFDGAVMDSLRAGNPGLFTDFIVFLTQKICGKFRRIAGEREPIAGYAESLSTRHASRYTEAKPLPPPLTHSSRWHTISSRMEGFKSELFNLSHRLQKTEAEGKRDPDSEARCIAVMGELNGSLAEFEQTMTGSGYDEVMWGYVFKEIFPYLMRSRFAERAYFKPKGYAGDFLMMEHIYANIPKGDGKLGEIIDDFCLQRPGSLAIRGRRILLKEQLMRLSGAIAARGGITRIMNLACGPNRELFDFLAECEYSETIEALCVDIDSEALQYTNQHVNIFPHRASIRLMSENVIKWALGRAKHHIEPLDIIYSAGLCDYLDPRLFRALINQCHRHLKPGGTLLLGNFTFYPDCLFLDKLLKWELIYRTSDDLRALFASTPFGDRVEILVEQAGVNLFAMATKE, via the coding sequence ATGACACACCTTGCCCACACCTCGACCGCCGCACCGGACGTCCAAACCCCTCCCTTGCTCGATGCCGTGCTCGCTTTTGCCACGGTGCGCGACTTTGCCGCTGGCGAGCCGATCCTGTCGCCGGGCACGACGACCAACGCCTTTTATTACCTGGCCAGCGGCTCGGTGGAGGTCAGCTATACCGACCGATCCGATACCCGCATCACCGTGGCCCTGATCGGTTCCGGGGAATTTTTCGGCGAAATCGGCTATTTCGACGGCGAATCGCGGGTTCGTGACATCCAGGCGGTGGGCGAGGCCCGGGTCGCCATCTTCGACGGCGCGGTCATGGACAGCCTGCGGGCCGGCAATCCCGGGCTGTTCACCGATTTCATCGTCTTCCTCACCCAGAAAATCTGCGGCAAATTCCGCCGGATCGCCGGGGAACGGGAGCCGATCGCCGGGTATGCCGAATCGCTCTCCACCCGCCACGCCAGCCGCTACACCGAGGCCAAGCCGTTGCCCCCGCCGCTGACCCACTCCTCCCGATGGCACACGATCAGCAGCCGGATGGAGGGATTCAAATCCGAGCTGTTCAATCTTTCCCACCGGTTGCAAAAGACCGAGGCCGAGGGGAAACGCGACCCGGACAGCGAGGCCCGCTGCATCGCGGTCATGGGCGAGCTCAATGGCTCGCTGGCCGAATTCGAGCAGACCATGACCGGCAGCGGCTATGACGAGGTAATGTGGGGGTATGTGTTCAAGGAGATCTTCCCCTATCTGATGCGCAGCCGCTTTGCCGAACGCGCCTACTTCAAGCCCAAGGGCTATGCCGGCGATTTCCTCATGATGGAGCACATCTATGCCAACATTCCCAAGGGGGATGGCAAGCTCGGCGAAATCATCGACGACTTCTGCCTCCAGCGGCCCGGCTCGCTGGCCATCCGCGGTCGGCGCATCCTGCTCAAGGAACAGCTGATGCGCCTCAGCGGCGCCATTGCCGCGCGGGGCGGCATCACCCGAATCATGAACCTGGCCTGCGGACCCAACCGGGAGCTGTTTGATTTCCTCGCCGAGTGCGAGTACAGCGAGACCATCGAGGCCCTGTGCGTCGACATCGACTCCGAGGCGTTGCAGTACACCAACCAGCATGTCAACATTTTCCCTCACCGCGCCTCCATCCGGCTGATGAGCGAAAACGTGATCAAATGGGCCCTGGGCCGGGCCAAGCACCACATCGAGCCGCTGGACATCATCTATTCGGCCGGACTGTGCGATTATCTCGACCCACGCCTGTTCCGCGCCCTGATCAACCAGTGCCACCGCCATCTCAAGCCAGGCGGCACCCTGCTGCTCGGCAACTTCACCTTCTATCCCGACTGCCTGTTCCTCGACAAGCTGCTCAAATGGGAGCTGATCTACCGCACCAGTGACGATCTGCGCGCGCTGTTCGCATCGACCCCCTTTGGCGATCGGGTGGAAATCCTGGTGGAACAGGCCGGCGTCAACCTCTTTGCCATGGCGACCAAGGAGTGA
- the cobC gene encoding alpha-ribazole phosphatase, whose translation MNTTKLYLIRHGETEQNKTGILMGSTDTPLNDHGRLQAASLRERINALEVDTIFSSPLSRAVETATLVFGEQVPIITDSSLQEFHFGEWEGMHFSQIATQYPDIWQMWLTDWEQTHIPGGEAFPAFKQRVISFAAEVVNQHPGQRVAMVSHGGCIRSLLAHFFCESVSKGYWKFKVDNATLTEIEFMGNLPILIRFNYR comes from the coding sequence ATGAACACGACCAAGCTGTATCTCATTCGCCACGGCGAGACCGAACAGAATAAAACCGGCATCCTCATGGGCAGCACCGACACCCCGCTCAACGATCATGGACGGCTGCAGGCGGCCTCGTTGCGGGAGCGGATCAACGCCCTGGAGGTGGACACCATTTTTTCCAGCCCACTGTCGCGGGCGGTGGAAACCGCCACCCTGGTATTTGGCGAGCAGGTCCCGATCATCACCGATTCCAGTCTGCAGGAATTCCACTTCGGCGAATGGGAGGGTATGCACTTTTCGCAGATCGCCACCCAGTATCCGGACATCTGGCAGATGTGGCTCACCGACTGGGAACAGACCCACATTCCCGGCGGCGAGGCCTTTCCCGCCTTCAAGCAGCGGGTGATCTCCTTTGCCGCCGAGGTGGTCAACCAGCATCCGGGCCAGCGGGTGGCCATGGTGTCGCACGGCGGTTGCATCCGTTCGCTCCTGGCCCATTTTTTCTGCGAGTCGGTGTCCAAGGGCTACTGGAAGTTCAAGGTCGACAATGCCACCCTGACCGAAATCGAATTCATGGGCAATTTGCCGATCCTCATCCGCTTCAACTACCGCTGA
- the cobS gene encoding adenosylcobinamide-GDP ribazoletransferase encodes MKSLVLMIQFMTRYPIPLEIEFTARHFVQGMKWMPLVGLLAALPGAVGFVLADAWLGREVAAIVAVILLITVTGGLHLDGIADTADGLFSYRSRERMLEIMRDSTLGANGVIALVLTILLKFILLHNIADDGALLAVLLTPVLGRMALTWHSAVAPYAREERGIGDYVNQTGLAQAVAATLLSLCLVSVLLGMFGLRPALIPVVTVVLHLPSIVLAVLFAAYLRRRLGGITGDTIGASIELAELLSFLVFLLVWKYML; translated from the coding sequence ATGAAATCGCTCGTGCTCATGATTCAGTTCATGACCCGCTATCCGATTCCGCTGGAGATCGAGTTCACTGCCCGCCACTTTGTCCAGGGCATGAAGTGGATGCCGCTGGTCGGCCTGCTCGCGGCCTTGCCGGGAGCTGTCGGGTTTGTCCTGGCCGATGCCTGGCTCGGCCGGGAGGTGGCGGCCATTGTCGCCGTCATCCTGCTGATCACCGTCACCGGCGGCCTGCACCTCGACGGGATCGCCGACACCGCCGACGGCCTGTTCAGCTATCGGTCCCGCGAGCGGATGCTGGAAATCATGCGCGATTCCACCCTGGGGGCCAATGGGGTGATCGCCCTGGTGCTGACGATTCTGCTCAAGTTCATCCTGCTGCACAACATTGCGGATGACGGCGCGCTGCTGGCGGTGCTGCTCACCCCGGTACTTGGGCGCATGGCCCTGACCTGGCATTCGGCGGTGGCTCCTTATGCCCGGGAGGAGCGGGGCATCGGCGATTACGTCAACCAGACCGGGCTTGCCCAGGCCGTGGCCGCCACCCTGCTGTCCCTGTGCCTGGTGAGCGTCCTGCTGGGGATGTTCGGCCTGCGGCCGGCATTGATCCCCGTGGTCACCGTGGTCCTGCATCTGCCGTCGATCGTGCTGGCGGTGCTGTTCGCCGCCTATCTCAGGCGGAGGCTGGGCGGGATCACCGGCGATACCATCGGGGCCAGCATCGAGCTGGCGGAGCTCCTCAGTTTTCTCGTCTTTCTTCTTGTGTGGAAATATATGCTATGA
- a CDS encoding HD domain-containing phosphohydrolase, protein MRKKPSTTGTQAVPVHEEMEELFYQRTRICLWLGVVFFSLFALLDYVHARSFFPLFLFYRLSYVLIMLGLLAILHLPPIRRHTPAIMFAVMLLGTLVISLMTVKLGGFASGYYVGILLMIAGAFSVLPLTVAQALRLGASMYLVYALTVYVNDRPLDRPELMYVINNSFFFFTLVIVTTVQCFDEFHTQLRSLRAQKSLQTISRELKRYTGNLESLVRERLALLEESDLKFRDLYNNLLDLVVLIDMHGMIRMINPHGADLLECSSQLLENRPFSDFLPPHERELFHGDVLTRIRRGERIKGVQMQMLTYRGRPLEVELSGNTVHLPEHGECCQLIIRDISLTKEMETRVLESKQLLDTSRQAAIFGLARLAECRDDTTGAHLLRIRAYTRILAVELATVPELQSVITEHFIDDLCLSSLLHDIGKIGISDAILLKPGRLTAEEYETMQRHCTYGSNALASAEKGSESLSFLRLGQEITRYHHERWDGRGYPYGLAGEAIPLSARIIALADVYDALTSTRPYKPAYPHEQARRLIAEESGRRFDPVIVEAFLRREQEFKSAGTRLTRDRARTS, encoded by the coding sequence ATGCGCAAAAAACCCTCGACAACCGGTACCCAAGCCGTACCGGTGCATGAGGAGATGGAGGAACTCTTCTATCAGCGCACCCGTATCTGCCTGTGGTTGGGGGTGGTGTTCTTCTCCCTCTTTGCCCTGCTCGATTACGTCCATGCCCGCTCTTTTTTTCCGCTCTTTTTGTTCTATCGCCTCAGCTATGTGCTGATCATGCTCGGCCTGCTGGCCATCCTCCATCTGCCCCCCATCAGACGCCACACCCCGGCCATCATGTTCGCCGTCATGCTGCTCGGCACCCTGGTCATTTCCCTGATGACCGTCAAGTTGGGAGGCTTCGCCTCGGGCTATTACGTCGGCATCCTGTTGATGATTGCCGGGGCCTTTTCCGTGCTGCCGCTGACGGTCGCCCAGGCCCTGCGGCTCGGCGCGTCCATGTATCTGGTGTATGCGCTCACCGTCTACGTCAATGACCGGCCGCTTGACCGGCCGGAACTGATGTATGTGATCAACAACAGCTTTTTTTTCTTTACCCTTGTCATCGTCACCACGGTGCAGTGTTTTGACGAATTCCACACCCAACTGCGCTCGCTGCGGGCACAAAAGAGTTTGCAAACCATCAGCCGCGAACTCAAGCGCTATACCGGCAATCTCGAATCGCTGGTGCGGGAGCGGCTGGCCCTGTTGGAAGAATCGGATCTCAAATTCCGCGACCTCTACAACAACCTCCTCGATCTGGTGGTCCTGATCGACATGCACGGCATGATCCGCATGATCAACCCGCATGGCGCCGACCTGCTTGAATGCTCGTCGCAGCTGCTGGAAAACAGGCCCTTTTCCGATTTCCTCCCCCCGCACGAGCGGGAGCTGTTCCATGGCGACGTGCTCACCCGCATACGCCGGGGCGAACGGATCAAGGGGGTGCAGATGCAGATGCTGACCTATCGGGGCCGCCCCCTCGAAGTCGAACTGAGTGGCAACACGGTCCATCTTCCAGAACATGGAGAATGCTGTCAATTGATTATCCGCGACATCAGCCTGACCAAGGAGATGGAAACACGGGTCCTGGAATCCAAGCAGCTGCTCGACACCTCGCGGCAGGCGGCCATCTTCGGATTGGCGCGCCTGGCCGAATGCCGGGACGACACCACCGGTGCCCACCTGCTCCGCATCCGTGCCTACACCCGAATTCTGGCGGTCGAGCTCGCCACCGTCCCGGAACTGCAGTCGGTCATCACCGAACATTTCATCGACGATCTCTGCCTCTCCTCCCTGCTCCACGACATCGGCAAAATAGGAATTTCCGATGCCATCCTGCTGAAACCGGGCCGATTGACCGCCGAGGAATACGAGACCATGCAACGGCATTGCACCTACGGCAGCAACGCCCTGGCATCGGCGGAGAAAGGCTCGGAAAGTCTCTCCTTTCTCCGCCTTGGCCAGGAAATCACCCGCTATCATCATGAACGCTGGGATGGAAGGGGCTATCCATACGGCCTGGCCGGAGAAGCCATACCGCTTTCGGCCCGCATCATCGCCCTGGCCGATGTCTATGATGCCCTGACCTCGACCAGGCCCTACAAACCCGCCTATCCCCATGAGCAGGCCCGCCGACTGATTGCCGAGGAAAGCGGCCGGCGCTTCGATCCGGTCATCGTGGAGGCCTTCTTGAGGAGGGAACAGGAGTTCAAAAGTGCCGGCACCCGACTGACCCGTGACAGGGCACGGACATCGTGA
- the cobU gene encoding bifunctional adenosylcobinamide kinase/adenosylcobinamide-phosphate guanylyltransferase, with protein MGRIILVTGGARSGKSSFAEQLTGGMGAEIAYIATAMALDAEMEDRIAKHRRQRPDCWQTFEAPTHPAGVIGERGNHVDAILLDCLTVMATNRMLDQPPSVDWEHPTVAQMNAIEANVLAEVEAIIAAATGVRADLVAVTNEVGFGIVPLSPLSRFFRDCVGRVNQRMARAAAEVYLVVSGIPVRIKGEGAA; from the coding sequence ATGGGGCGGATTATCCTGGTGACTGGTGGGGCCAGAAGCGGCAAGAGCAGCTTTGCCGAACAGCTGACCGGAGGGATGGGCGCGGAAATCGCCTATATTGCCACGGCCATGGCCCTCGATGCCGAAATGGAGGACCGGATCGCCAAGCACCGGCGGCAGCGCCCCGATTGCTGGCAGACCTTTGAAGCCCCGACCCACCCCGCCGGGGTGATCGGCGAGCGCGGCAACCACGTTGACGCCATTCTGCTGGATTGTCTGACGGTGATGGCCACCAACCGGATGCTCGATCAGCCCCCTTCCGTTGACTGGGAACACCCCACCGTGGCGCAGATGAACGCCATCGAGGCGAACGTGCTGGCCGAGGTCGAGGCGATCATTGCCGCCGCGACCGGTGTCCGGGCCGATCTGGTGGCGGTGACCAACGAGGTCGGTTTCGGCATCGTGCCGCTGTCACCGTTGTCCCGCTTCTTCCGTGACTGCGTCGGCCGGGTCAATCAGCGGATGGCGCGCGCCGCTGCGGAGGTCTACCTGGTGGTTTCGGGGATCCCCGTGCGGATCAAGGGGGAGGGGGCGGCATGA
- a CDS encoding autotransporter domain-containing protein → MLPAVQAAAALPAAFDLRDIDGHSFIGGVRDQGNCGSCYAFGAVAAAESTWNRAHGLYDEQAIDLSEAFMVWSLGPLYEGMDGCNGGNILDPMNAVVEYGVPVEKVFPYPLQDDQWTVIEPAIGQHWDAPRHLLLDWYPIPPNDIETVKRVLHSIGAIRASVLVEDDFQRYSSGIFSNDYTAIDYIIPYYSSSNHAVSLVGWNDAPGPEGMGSWILRNSWNDYWGEDGYMRISYMSAGVNLKNSYLIAVPWSGESVELENDGRLTARPWSAGGTLNAYGVDLWGGAASSVTNRGTILAEADGGEALTTARGVYLWGGPEGWVTNSGEIAAVAASATNQAIAHGITLQGGLVDNAGRISAEAGSEAKQALAFGVWAANGGNPLTVRNSGTITASTNDGVLNSAYGIWGDSRAGITVSNSGIIEAFGQEWAVGALLSNGPVLLDNSGTVAASADPDTGVAVGILTTNPGTIVNSGTVRGQTFSINAWDDTQLVLRTGSDLIGSVLLEGRADQVRLAGSGREDERFAGVETLIMAGWDWTLAGDSTFGSIRVVGGRLGIDGVVHGNTTVHAGGTLAGSGTVVGEVVSSGRVAPGRSIGHLTIDGDFRQNANGLLAIEIGRDSADLLTVTGTASLDGTLRVLPDGYAAGGYYTFLDAGALDGSFTLAQGAAVLDVDLVPLGSDGLALEVSRNRYADLSTPGNHGIAANLDMVRSTAADDFADVLDRLDLAMTSDDMNASLAQMTPRIHGLATVLALDDGQAGLDSVRRRMERFAPTEDRARDNGRSTTVWMEAPGRHGRYDADGNSFGARSHSFGMLLGLERTTVHGLTVGMTGGITKSRYQSDSGGDEGENASLQGYLYGFWRDPQTMDGWRWGGAIGTGVIDLEGDRHLSFAGRQSHSDHDAHLLAGTLLGGYDWRFGNWILGPTLGLNWVALDEEGFAESGAGSADLIMRSRESDSLQGVVGGRIAHPFSWQELVLEPEVRLQWVHEFSRQTDDLESRLAGGGDFFVTPGRDLAANGLIMGAALRTRFSETMFTHLGYACTLRDQGGETDHALSLQLGWRF, encoded by the coding sequence TTGCTGCCGGCGGTACAAGCGGCCGCGGCGCTTCCTGCGGCCTTCGATCTGCGCGACATCGACGGCCACAGCTTTATCGGCGGAGTGCGCGATCAAGGGAATTGCGGCAGTTGCTATGCCTTTGGCGCCGTGGCGGCGGCGGAGAGCACCTGGAACCGTGCCCATGGCTTGTATGACGAACAGGCCATCGATCTCTCCGAGGCATTCATGGTCTGGAGTCTCGGGCCTCTATACGAGGGGATGGATGGGTGCAATGGCGGCAACATCCTTGACCCCATGAACGCCGTGGTTGAATACGGTGTGCCGGTGGAAAAGGTTTTTCCCTATCCCCTGCAGGATGACCAATGGACGGTCATCGAACCTGCCATCGGCCAGCATTGGGATGCTCCACGCCACCTCCTGCTCGATTGGTATCCTATTCCCCCCAACGACATCGAGACCGTCAAACGGGTTTTGCACTCCATTGGCGCCATCCGCGCATCCGTTCTGGTCGAGGATGATTTCCAAAGGTATTCCAGTGGAATTTTTTCCAACGACTACACGGCCATTGATTATATTATCCCCTATTATTCCAGTTCCAATCATGCGGTCAGCTTGGTGGGCTGGAACGATGCCCCCGGTCCGGAGGGCATGGGAAGCTGGATCTTGCGCAACAGCTGGAATGATTATTGGGGCGAGGATGGCTACATGCGCATCAGCTACATGTCCGCGGGCGTCAATCTGAAAAATTCCTACCTGATCGCCGTCCCCTGGAGCGGTGAGAGCGTCGAGCTGGAAAACGACGGCCGATTGACGGCCCGTCCTTGGAGCGCCGGTGGCACGCTCAATGCCTATGGTGTTGATCTGTGGGGCGGCGCCGCCAGCTCGGTGACCAATCGCGGCACCATCCTGGCCGAGGCGGACGGGGGGGAGGCGCTGACCACGGCCAGGGGCGTGTACCTCTGGGGCGGTCCGGAGGGATGGGTGACCAACAGCGGCGAGATTGCCGCCGTTGCCGCCAGCGCGACCAATCAGGCTATTGCCCATGGCATCACGCTCCAAGGCGGTCTGGTGGACAATGCCGGCCGGATCAGCGCCGAGGCCGGCAGTGAAGCGAAACAGGCCCTGGCCTTTGGCGTGTGGGCCGCCAACGGCGGCAATCCTTTGACCGTGCGCAACAGCGGCACCATCACCGCCTCCACCAATGACGGTGTCCTGAACAGCGCCTACGGCATCTGGGGCGACAGCCGCGCGGGAATAACGGTCAGCAACAGCGGCATCATCGAGGCTTTTGGCCAGGAATGGGCGGTGGGCGCCTTGCTCTCCAATGGCCCCGTCCTGCTCGACAACAGTGGCACCGTCGCCGCGTCAGCCGATCCCGATACTGGAGTCGCGGTCGGCATCCTGACGACCAACCCGGGAACGATCGTCAACAGCGGCACGGTTCGCGGCCAAACCTTTTCCATCAATGCCTGGGACGATACGCAGCTGGTGCTGCGGACCGGCTCCGATCTCATCGGATCGGTGCTGTTGGAAGGACGCGCCGACCAGGTCCGACTTGCCGGGAGCGGCAGGGAAGATGAACGTTTTGCCGGAGTCGAAACCCTGATCATGGCGGGGTGGGACTGGACGCTCGCCGGTGATTCCACGTTCGGTTCCATCCGGGTCGTGGGTGGCCGGCTGGGCATCGACGGCGTGGTGCACGGGAACACCACGGTTCATGCCGGCGGCACCCTGGCAGGCAGCGGAACCGTGGTTGGTGAGGTGGTCAGTTCTGGCAGGGTGGCCCCCGGTCGCTCGATTGGACATCTGACCATCGACGGCGATTTTCGTCAAAACGCCAACGGCCTCCTGGCCATCGAAATCGGACGGGATAGCGCCGATCTGCTCACTGTCACCGGCACCGCCTCCCTGGACGGAACCCTGCGGGTCCTTCCCGACGGGTATGCTGCCGGCGGCTATTATACGTTCCTCGATGCCGGTGCCCTCGACGGCTCTTTCACCCTGGCACAAGGTGCGGCGGTTCTCGATGTCGACCTGGTGCCGCTCGGCTCCGACGGCTTGGCCCTGGAGGTCAGCCGCAACCGCTACGCCGATCTGTCGACGCCTGGCAACCACGGCATCGCCGCCAATCTGGACATGGTGCGCTCCACGGCGGCAGACGATTTCGCCGATGTCCTCGATCGCCTTGATCTGGCCATGACGAGCGACGATATGAACGCCTCGCTTGCTCAAATGACCCCGCGCATCCATGGGCTGGCCACCGTCCTTGCCCTGGATGACGGCCAGGCCGGCTTGGACAGTGTGCGCCGCCGCATGGAGCGGTTCGCCCCGACGGAGGACAGGGCGCGGGACAACGGCCGCTCGACCACCGTCTGGATGGAGGCCCCTGGTCGCCATGGTCGGTACGACGCCGACGGGAACTCTTTCGGCGCCAGGAGCCATTCATTCGGCATGTTGCTTGGCCTGGAGCGCACGACGGTCCATGGTCTGACCGTCGGCATGACGGGAGGGATCACGAAAAGCCGCTACCAATCGGACAGCGGCGGCGACGAAGGGGAAAACGCGAGCCTGCAGGGGTACCTGTACGGCTTTTGGCGCGATCCCCAGACCATGGACGGTTGGCGTTGGGGTGGGGCGATCGGCACCGGCGTGATCGATCTTGAAGGCGACCGCCATCTCTCCTTTGCCGGCCGACAGAGCCACAGCGACCATGACGCGCACTTGTTGGCGGGCACCCTTCTGGGCGGATACGACTGGAGGTTCGGCAACTGGATCCTTGGTCCGACCCTGGGGCTCAACTGGGTTGCGCTCGACGAGGAGGGCTTTGCGGAATCCGGGGCCGGCAGTGCCGATCTGATCATGCGGTCCCGGGAGAGCGATTCCCTGCAAGGAGTGGTCGGCGGGCGGATCGCCCATCCGTTCTCCTGGCAGGAACTGGTGCTTGAACCTGAAGTGCGGCTACAGTGGGTGCATGAATTCAGCCGCCAAACCGACGATCTGGAATCGCGGCTGGCTGGCGGGGGCGACTTCTTCGTGACCCCCGGCCGTGATTTGGCCGCTAACGGCCTCATCATGGGAGCCGCGCTGCGGACGCGGTTCTCGGAAACGATGTTCACCCATCTCGGTTATGCGTGCACCCTGCGCGACCAAGGCGGCGAGACTGATCATGCCCTGTCCCTGCAATTGGGTTGGAGGTTTTAA
- a CDS encoding CAP domain-containing protein, whose translation MYPVRLIVILLFLVSSPPVSARAAGDEEGATLYGRTLLEQINNYRHVNGLSTLRFDPRLIRLARTHSFEMFQQKRVSHRNFNERFERAGSNLCVENVGWNYSTPLKQFDAWRHSSGHDENMLKEGLSRAGIAEVGKYVTFFACK comes from the coding sequence ATGTATCCTGTACGATTGATCGTTATCCTTCTATTCCTGGTATCGTCCCCCCCGGTCTCCGCGCGCGCCGCAGGCGACGAGGAAGGGGCCACCCTGTACGGCCGAACCCTGCTTGAGCAGATCAACAATTACCGCCATGTCAATGGGTTGAGCACGTTGCGGTTTGATCCCCGTCTGATCCGCCTGGCCCGCACCCATAGCTTCGAGATGTTTCAGCAGAAACGGGTCAGCCATCGCAATTTCAACGAGCGGTTTGAACGCGCGGGCAGCAACCTGTGCGTGGAGAATGTCGGCTGGAATTACAGCACGCCGCTCAAGCAGTTCGATGCCTGGCGCCATTCGAGCGGCCATGACGAGAACATGCTTAAAGAAGGTCTTTCCAGGGCCGGCATCGCCGAGGTTGGCAAATACGTGACTTTTTTTGCTTGCAAATAA